In the genome of Capra hircus breed San Clemente chromosome 5, ASM170441v1, whole genome shotgun sequence, one region contains:
- the PNPLA5 gene encoding patatin-like phospholipase domain-containing protein 5 isoform X2, which yields MSCFEEEGSWSLSFAGAGFLSLYHVGVIHCLRQRAPRLLRGASRFYGSSSGALIAVSIVSGMSVDLCCSRILAMVKRVEQLSLGVFQPSFMPVETVRQGLQDSLPADIHILASQRLGISLTHWPNGENFIVTNFATRDEVIEALVCTIFLPFYCGTIPPTFRGKRYINGTLSNNIPFADSPSTITVSPFHGTADICPQSSSASTHELNVFNANFQISTENFFLGISSLMPSSPEVVADSCRQGYLDALRFLERRGLTEEPVLWSFVSKEPPAPADGTPGAAHDRGLSLNWAVPNVLVKDVPDFEQLSPELEAALKKACTRAPSTWASFCRSGPGRALTYLLLPCTLPFEYVYVQSRRLVAWLPDMPADLWWMQDLLRSLALEVYSRTKDPLLSLLVTSPLQPKAAPLEDLAKEPRPAHQA from the exons ATGAGCTGCTTCGAGGAGGAGGGCAGCTGGAGCCTGTCCTTCGCGGGCGCGGGTTTCCTGAGTCTCTACCACGTGGGGGTGATCCACTGCCTGAGGCAGCGCGCCCCGCGCCTCCTCCGCGGCGCCAGCCGCTTCTACGGCTCCTCGTCCGGGGCGCTCATCGCCGTCAGCATCGTCAGCGGCATGTCTGTCG ATTTGTGCTGCTCGCGCATCCTGGCCATGGTTAAGCGAGTGGAGCAGCTGAGTCTGGGCGTCTTCCAGCCCTCCTTCATGCCCGTCGAGACCGTCAGGCAGGGCCTGCAGGACTCGCTGCCCGCCGACATCCACATCCTGGCCTCCCAGCGGCTGGGCATCTCGCTGACCCACTGGCCCAACGGCGAGAACTTCATTGTCACCAACTTCGCCACCCGCGATGAGGTCATTGAG GCCCTGGTCTGCACCATTTTCCTCCCTTTCTACTGTGGGACGATTCCTCCCACGTTCAGAGGGAAG CGCTACATTAATGGCACTCTAAGCAACAACATACCCTTCGCGGACTCACCCTCCACCATCACCGTGTCGCCCTTCCACGGGACGGCGGACATCTGTCCCCAGAGCAGCTCGGCTAGCACACACGAGCTGAATGTCTTCAACGCCAACTTCCAGATCTCCACCGAGAACTTCTTCCTGGGCATCAGCTCCCTCATGCCCTCCAGCCCCGAG GTAGTGGCCGACAGCTGCAGACAAGGCTACCTGGATGCCCTGAGGTTCCTGGAGAGACGCG gACTCACCGAGGAGCCAGTGCTGTGGAGCTTTGTGTCTAaggagcccccagccccagctgaTGGGACCCCAGGTGCTGCTCATGACAGAGGCCTGTCGCTCAACTGGGCAGTGCCCAACGTGCTGGTCAAGGACGTGCCCGACTTTGAGCAGCTCTCCCCAGAGCTGGAGGCTG CACTGAAGAAAGCCTGTACGCGGGCCCCCAGTACCTGGGCCTCTTTTTGCCGCTCGGGGCCTGGGCGGGCGCTGACGTACCTGCTGCTGCCTTGCACGCTGCCCTTTGAGTACGTCTACGTCCAGAGCAGAAG ATTGGTGGCATGGCTGCCGGACATGCCGGCCGACTTGTGGTGGATGCAAGACTTGCTGAGGAGCTTGGCCCTCGAGGTCTATTCCAGGA
- the PNPLA5 gene encoding patatin-like phospholipase domain-containing protein 5 isoform X1 — MSCFEEEGSWSLSFAGAGFLSLYHVGVIHCLRQRAPRLLRGASRFYGSSSGALIAVSIVSGMSVDLCCSRILAMVKRVEQLSLGVFQPSFMPVETVRQGLQDSLPADIHILASQRLGISLTHWPNGENFIVTNFATRDEVIEALVCTIFLPFYCGTIPPTFRGKRYINGTLSNNIPFADSPSTITVSPFHGTADICPQSSSASTHELNVFNANFQISTENFFLGISSLMPSSPEVVADSCRQGYLDALRFLERRGLTEEPVLWSFVSKEPPAPADGTPGAAHDRGLSLNWAVPNVLVKDVPDFEQLSPELEAALKKACTRAPSTWASFCRSGPGRALTYLLLPCTLPFEYVYVQSRRLVAWLPDMPADLWWMQDLLRSLALEVYSRTKDPLLRLVSLLVTSPLQPKAAPLEDLAKEPRPAHQA, encoded by the exons ATGAGCTGCTTCGAGGAGGAGGGCAGCTGGAGCCTGTCCTTCGCGGGCGCGGGTTTCCTGAGTCTCTACCACGTGGGGGTGATCCACTGCCTGAGGCAGCGCGCCCCGCGCCTCCTCCGCGGCGCCAGCCGCTTCTACGGCTCCTCGTCCGGGGCGCTCATCGCCGTCAGCATCGTCAGCGGCATGTCTGTCG ATTTGTGCTGCTCGCGCATCCTGGCCATGGTTAAGCGAGTGGAGCAGCTGAGTCTGGGCGTCTTCCAGCCCTCCTTCATGCCCGTCGAGACCGTCAGGCAGGGCCTGCAGGACTCGCTGCCCGCCGACATCCACATCCTGGCCTCCCAGCGGCTGGGCATCTCGCTGACCCACTGGCCCAACGGCGAGAACTTCATTGTCACCAACTTCGCCACCCGCGATGAGGTCATTGAG GCCCTGGTCTGCACCATTTTCCTCCCTTTCTACTGTGGGACGATTCCTCCCACGTTCAGAGGGAAG CGCTACATTAATGGCACTCTAAGCAACAACATACCCTTCGCGGACTCACCCTCCACCATCACCGTGTCGCCCTTCCACGGGACGGCGGACATCTGTCCCCAGAGCAGCTCGGCTAGCACACACGAGCTGAATGTCTTCAACGCCAACTTCCAGATCTCCACCGAGAACTTCTTCCTGGGCATCAGCTCCCTCATGCCCTCCAGCCCCGAG GTAGTGGCCGACAGCTGCAGACAAGGCTACCTGGATGCCCTGAGGTTCCTGGAGAGACGCG gACTCACCGAGGAGCCAGTGCTGTGGAGCTTTGTGTCTAaggagcccccagccccagctgaTGGGACCCCAGGTGCTGCTCATGACAGAGGCCTGTCGCTCAACTGGGCAGTGCCCAACGTGCTGGTCAAGGACGTGCCCGACTTTGAGCAGCTCTCCCCAGAGCTGGAGGCTG CACTGAAGAAAGCCTGTACGCGGGCCCCCAGTACCTGGGCCTCTTTTTGCCGCTCGGGGCCTGGGCGGGCGCTGACGTACCTGCTGCTGCCTTGCACGCTGCCCTTTGAGTACGTCTACGTCCAGAGCAGAAG ATTGGTGGCATGGCTGCCGGACATGCCGGCCGACTTGTGGTGGATGCAAGACTTGCTGAGGAGCTTGGCCCTCGAGGTCTATTCCAGGA